Proteins co-encoded in one Accipiter gentilis chromosome 33, bAccGen1.1, whole genome shotgun sequence genomic window:
- the NDE1 gene encoding nuclear distribution protein nudE homolog 1 isoform X2, whose product MEDSEGCHFSSVEEETRYWKELAMKYKQCAENTQEEFREFQEGSREYEAELETQLQQTESRNRDLLSENNRLRMELESVKEKIEMQHSEGYRQISALEDDLAQTKAIKDQLQKYIRELEQANDDLERAKRATIMSLEDFEQRLNQAIERNAFLESELDEKENLLESVQRLKDEARDLRQELAVQQKQEKPKTPVQTSLETERMDTAVQMCLSVPSTPRVHPARNINIPTPATFRRGLEDSYAASPLTPAARISALNIVGDLLRKVGALESKLASCRNFVYDQSPSRTTVSMYMNRDVLETRLSPHQPLCDTGLVKRLEFGTRPSNIPGPMSHPSESVVKMLL is encoded by the exons ATGGAAGACTCAGAAGGATGTCACTTCAGCTCAGTGGAAGAGGAAACGAGATACTGGAAAGAGCTGGCTATGAAATACAAGCAGTG TGCTGAGAATACGCAGGAGGAATTTCGTGAATTCCAAGAAGGGAGTCGAGAGTATGAAGCTGAACTGGAGACTCAGCTGCAGCAAACAGAGTCCAGAAACAGAGACCTTTTGTCAGAAAATAATCGTCTGCGAATGGAACTGGAGTCAGTTAAG GAAAAGATTGAAATGCAGCATTCGGAAGGATACAGGCAAATCTCTGCGCTGGAAGACGACTTGGCACAGACAAAAGCTATTAAAGACCAACTTCAGAAATACATTCGAGAACTTGAGCAAGCAAATGATGACTTGGAAAGAGCAAAAAG AGCCACTATAATGTCTCTGGAGGATTTTGAACAGCGTTTAAACCAGGCTattgaaagaaatgcttttctggaGAGTGAGCTGGATGAGAAGGAAAACCTTCTGGAGTCTGTGCAGCGCCTGAAAGATGAAGCTAGAG ATCTACGACAAGAGCTTGCAGTgcagcagaaacaggagaaacCCAAAACACCAGTGCAAACTTCCCTGGAAACAGAAAGAATGGACACAGCAGTTCAAATGTGCTTATCTGTGCCTTCAACTCCTAGAGTGCACCCGGCACGCAACATCAACATACCCACCCCTGCAACATTTAGGAGAG GTCTTGAGGACAGTTACGCTGCAAGCCCTCTCACACCTGCTGCAAGAATATCTGCACTTAACATAGTGGGAGACTTACTGCGAAAAGTCGGG GCTTTGGAGTCCAAACTTGCATCTTGCCGAAACTTTGTGTATGACCAATCTCCAAGCAGAACCACGGTGTCCATGTACATGAACAGAGATGTCCTTGAAACACGCCTGAGTCCTCATCAGCCTCTGTGTGATACAGG GTTAGTGAAACGCCTGGAGTTTGGAACACGGCCTTCAAATATTCCGGGACCAATGAGCCATCCCTCAGAAAGTGTTGTCAAGATGCTGCTTTGA